In Campylobacter vulpis, a genomic segment contains:
- a CDS encoding ABC transporter ATP-binding protein, with protein MLKIKNLNFSYHQKALLKNINLELENNAFIGILGPNGSGKSTLLKLILNNLDLKEGEIALFNTNIKHFDLKEFAKICGFVPQNSKLNAPLKLIDVLLMSKYANLKHAFSSYSKEDVLEVEEFAKELKLESFLQRNVLSLSGGEFQKVLLARALLKKPKILFLDEPTSALDLNHAIELLSLCERWIKQKNIAVLAILHDLNLASLFCDKIIFLKKGEIKYFGTSKELFTKEILKEIYNLNCELIYHNFKPYILALKETQ; from the coding sequence ATACTAAAGATTAAAAATTTAAACTTCTCTTATCATCAAAAAGCCTTACTTAAAAATATCAATTTAGAGCTTGAAAATAATGCTTTCATAGGCATTTTAGGACCAAATGGCTCGGGTAAAAGCACACTTTTAAAGCTTATCCTTAATAATTTAGACTTAAAAGAGGGAGAAATCGCCCTTTTTAACACAAATATTAAGCATTTTGACCTTAAAGAATTTGCTAAAATTTGCGGTTTTGTCCCACAAAACTCAAAATTAAACGCCCCGCTAAAACTCATCGATGTGCTTTTGATGAGTAAATATGCAAATTTAAAGCACGCCTTTAGTTCTTATTCTAAAGAAGATGTTTTAGAAGTGGAGGAATTTGCTAAAGAATTGAAGCTTGAGAGCTTTTTGCAAAGAAATGTGCTAAGTTTAAGCGGAGGAGAATTTCAAAAAGTGCTTTTAGCTAGAGCCTTACTGAAAAAGCCTAAAATTCTTTTTTTAGACGAGCCAACCTCTGCTCTTGATTTAAATCACGCCATAGAGCTTTTAAGCCTATGCGAAAGGTGGATAAAGCAAAAAAATATTGCCGTGCTTGCCATTTTGCACGATTTAAATTTAGCCTCTTTATTTTGCGATAAAATTATCTTTTTAAAAAAGGGAGAAATTAAGTATTTTGGGACAAGTAAGGAGCTTTTTACCAAAGAGATTTTAAAAGAAATTTATAATTTAAATTGCGAATTAATTTATCACAATTTTAAACCTTACATCTTAGCTTTAAAGGAGACACAATGA
- a CDS encoding FlhB-like flagellar biosynthesis protein: MSKIKKSIKKAVALGYQREKKESAPKVLASGKGESAAKIISLAKEHGVPIKEDEDLIEILSKLDLGDEIPPNMYKAVAEVFAFIYQMANKTLPQK; the protein is encoded by the coding sequence ATGAGTAAGATTAAAAAATCTATTAAAAAAGCCGTAGCGCTTGGCTATCAAAGGGAGAAAAAGGAGTCTGCTCCTAAGGTTTTAGCAAGTGGTAAGGGTGAGAGTGCGGCTAAAATTATATCCCTTGCTAAAGAACACGGTGTGCCGATTAAAGAAGATGAGGATTTGATAGAAATTTTAAGTAAGCTTGATTTAGGCGATGAGATACCGCCAAATATGTATAAGGCTGTGGCGGAGGTTTTTGCCTTTATTTATCAAATGGCAAATAAAACCCTGCCGCAAAAATAG
- a CDS encoding FecCD family ABC transporter permease, whose protein sequence is MSNLSMRFKTLSLALFLAYALVCFASLCLGDENLSPARLYTYLFEDDEILRQIIIDGRLPRIIMAILIGMLLASSGAITQTIFANPIADPYIIGIASAATFGAVLAYLLNLPDYYYGILGFVCSALFALAIFKISAKASIATLLIIGIATSSFLGAFTSFFTYLIGEDSFKIVAWLMGSIGSASWLRVGILSLPLIFCLLYFYIHKNELNILLSGDEEARNLGVNARKLKINLLIVSSLAVSFAVAFTGLIAFVGLIVPHIVRLLIKNYDNALVIPLCTALGGLFLLLCDTISRTILAPVQIPIGILTAFFGAPLFLYLALKVRSFL, encoded by the coding sequence ATGTCGAATTTAAGTATGCGTTTTAAAACTTTAAGCCTAGCTCTTTTTTTAGCCTATGCTCTTGTTTGCTTTGCCTCTCTTTGTTTAGGTGATGAAAATTTAAGTCCCGCTAGGCTTTATACCTATCTTTTTGAAGATGATGAAATCCTGCGTCAAATCATCATCGATGGACGCTTACCACGCATTATAATGGCGATTTTAATCGGTATGCTTTTAGCAAGTAGTGGGGCGATTACGCAAACTATCTTTGCAAATCCCATAGCAGATCCTTACATCATAGGCATAGCCTCCGCAGCGACCTTTGGGGCGGTTTTGGCGTATTTGCTAAATTTGCCTGATTATTATTATGGAATTTTGGGCTTTGTTTGCTCGGCTTTGTTTGCTTTGGCTATATTTAAAATTTCTGCTAAAGCCTCCATAGCAACCCTACTCATCATAGGTATAGCCACTTCGTCTTTTTTGGGAGCTTTTACTTCGTTTTTTACCTATCTTATCGGTGAAGATTCTTTTAAAATAGTCGCTTGGCTTATGGGAAGTATAGGGAGCGCTTCGTGGCTTAGAGTGGGAATTTTAAGCCTACCTTTAATCTTTTGCCTACTTTACTTTTACATACACAAAAATGAGCTTAACATACTCTTAAGTGGTGATGAAGAGGCTAGAAATTTAGGCGTTAATGCTAGAAAATTAAAAATCAATCTTCTCATTGTTTCCTCTTTAGCCGTGTCTTTTGCAGTCGCTTTTACGGGACTTATCGCCTTTGTGGGACTTATCGTGCCTCACATCGTAAGACTTTTGATAAAAAATTATGATAACGCCCTTGTTATCCCACTTTGCACGGCACTTGGAGGACTTTTTTTACTCCTTTGCGACACTATATCAAGGACGATTTTAGCACCTGTGCAAATTCCCATAGGAATTTTAACTGCATTTTTTGGGGCGCCGCTATTTTTATACTTAGCCTTAAAAGTTAGGAGTTTTTTATGA
- a CDS encoding ABC transporter substrate-binding protein → MKKFLLILVLLFAISNAKERLVVLDPASVETLFMLDAGEQIVGIANLQHSNIYPSDKISQLTSVGTFSNPSLEKIISLKPSLVILSSYSLNLEEGLKNFGIKSLYLKANRFDDIKENIQILAKITHKNEEGKRLIKEFEKGLESLKNEPLNQSAIYLYSNNPLMAFNDNSLMADILTLIGIKNLSPKSQIERPIISAEFILKQNPDLLILGINANQAFLTQNTLLNKTKALKTGRIYTNEKTHILLRLSPKIIERIAEFKQALKKL, encoded by the coding sequence ATGAAAAAATTTTTACTTATTCTAGTTTTGCTTTTTGCAATATCAAACGCAAAAGAACGCCTAGTCGTGCTTGATCCTGCTAGCGTTGAAACGCTTTTTATGCTTGATGCTGGGGAGCAAATCGTAGGTATTGCGAACTTACAGCACTCAAACATTTATCCAAGCGATAAAATTTCACAACTCACAAGTGTAGGCACTTTTTCAAACCCATCTTTAGAAAAAATCATCTCTTTAAAACCTAGCTTGGTCATTTTAAGTTCTTATTCTTTAAATTTAGAAGAAGGGCTTAAAAATTTTGGCATTAAAAGCCTTTATTTAAAAGCTAATCGCTTTGATGATATTAAAGAAAATATCCAAATTCTCGCTAAAATCACACATAAAAATGAAGAGGGTAAAAGGCTTATAAAAGAATTTGAAAAAGGACTTGAAAGCTTAAAAAATGAGCCTTTAAATCAAAGTGCGATTTATCTTTACTCAAATAATCCTCTTATGGCTTTTAATGACAATTCTTTAATGGCAGATATTTTAACCCTCATAGGCATTAAAAATCTAAGTCCAAAAAGTCAAATAGAACGCCCCATTATCTCGGCTGAGTTTATCCTTAAGCAAAATCCTGATTTACTCATACTAGGTATAAATGCAAATCAAGCTTTTTTAACGCAAAACACACTTTTAAACAAAACAAAAGCCCTCAAAACAGGGCGAATTTACACAAACGAAAAAACGCATATTTTACTGCGTTTAAGCCCTAAAATCATCGAAAGAATAGCAGAATTTAAACAAGCCTTAAAAAAGCTTTAA
- a CDS encoding MFS transporter — protein MKHLILLKTNQNIRILAIAQFIVYFGALFSQIGVFTLLVQLNAPTWVTATSAMLAFLPGVLFAPFNGVIVEKNKPKTLLISTVSIELISVFLLIFVTSLNDLWLLFTLIFARLCVAMIYGQAEMSLMARLLNAEDLKLANEIYSINWSVSYTLGMAGAGFFIHFFGVKAAFLFDTFLLLIGILILFKLSLPNFVQKVEGHFFAMIKEGFCYVLNNKTILHLIILHAFIGFTAYETLVTLLAQHEYKEILSAGLVMGFLNAVRALSLIVGPFILSRFLKDSVISFLYVGQGLGILLWALTQFNFYISFIGLIGAGFFTTSLWSYTYTTIQKHCDEKFYGRVLAYTDMVFLAFSAFISQFMGFLFEAKMSLMNITALLGIVFIFAGLYWHIFYKKYLC, from the coding sequence ATGAAACATTTAATCTTATTAAAAACCAATCAAAACATTCGCATCTTAGCCATAGCCCAGTTTATCGTCTATTTTGGTGCTTTATTTTCACAAATAGGCGTTTTTACTCTCTTAGTTCAGCTCAATGCCCCCACTTGGGTAACCGCTACTAGTGCGATGTTAGCCTTTTTACCCGGAGTGCTTTTTGCACCTTTTAATGGAGTCATTGTAGAAAAAAATAAACCCAAAACACTCCTTATTAGCACGGTTAGCATAGAGCTTATTTCTGTTTTTTTACTTATTTTTGTAACAAGCTTAAATGACCTTTGGCTTTTATTTACGCTCATTTTTGCAAGGCTTTGCGTGGCTATGATTTATGGACAAGCTGAAATGAGCCTTATGGCAAGGCTTTTAAATGCAGAGGATTTGAAACTTGCTAATGAAATTTACAGCATCAACTGGTCGGTTTCTTATACGCTTGGTATGGCTGGAGCGGGATTTTTTATCCATTTTTTCGGTGTTAAGGCTGCCTTTTTATTTGACACTTTTTTACTGCTTATAGGCATACTCATTTTATTTAAACTTTCTTTGCCAAATTTCGTGCAAAAAGTCGAGGGGCATTTTTTTGCTATGATAAAAGAAGGCTTTTGCTATGTTTTAAACAACAAAACCATTCTTCATCTTATCATACTTCATGCTTTTATAGGATTTACAGCTTATGAAACCTTAGTAACACTTCTAGCACAGCACGAATATAAAGAAATTCTATCCGCAGGGCTTGTTATGGGTTTTTTAAACGCCGTTCGTGCTCTCTCTTTAATTGTAGGACCTTTTATTTTAAGTCGCTTTTTAAAAGATAGTGTCATTAGTTTTTTATATGTAGGGCAAGGACTTGGAATTTTACTTTGGGCTTTGACGCAATTTAATTTTTATATCAGTTTCATAGGGCTTATCGGGGCTGGTTTTTTCACAACCTCACTTTGGTCTTATACTTATACTACCATACAAAAGCACTGCGATGAGAAATTTTACGGACGCGTTTTAGCTTATACAGACATGGTATTTTTAGCCTTTTCGGCTTTTATCTCGCAATTTATGGGCTTTTTATTTGAAGCTAAAATGAGCCTTATGAATATCACAGCCTTACTTGGCATAGTATTCATTTTTGCAGGGCTTTACTGGCATATTTTTTATAAAAAATATCTTTGTTAG
- the exbB gene encoding TonB-system energizer ExbB has protein sequence MEFLKNYMDLIIFLTLGIMALLAFWCVVERILFFRKIDFKTYKNQEQFDDAISENLTMIYIIYSNAPYIGLLGTVVGIMITFYEMGVVGDIDVKSIVIGLSLALKATALGLLVAIPCLMAYNALLRKISLLSNAYRESKNA, from the coding sequence GTGGAATTTTTAAAAAACTATATGGATTTAATCATCTTTTTAACGCTTGGCATTATGGCACTTTTAGCCTTTTGGTGCGTGGTTGAAAGAATTTTATTTTTTAGAAAGATTGATTTTAAGACTTACAAAAATCAAGAGCAATTTGACGATGCGATTAGCGAAAATTTGACGATGATTTATATTATTTATTCCAATGCCCCATATATAGGACTTTTAGGCACTGTTGTGGGTATTATGATTACCTTTTATGAAATGGGTGTGGTGGGGGATATTGATGTAAAGTCCATAGTTATAGGCTTATCTTTAGCGTTAAAAGCCACAGCTTTAGGGCTTTTAGTCGCCATTCCTTGTTTAATGGCTTATAATGCTTTGCTTCGTAAAATTTCTCTTTTAAGCAATGCTTACAGGGAGAGTAAAAATGCTTAA
- a CDS encoding flagellar hook-length control protein FliK, which yields MINTKLSSQVATQRTDIKNDLKLDKEKLSPNELLTQNLRQKLGLSKQMPPPSEALQKFAQNELNQKLQEIVNKLLNQINAHKNPNSPILKQANLLNFAPNFINELKLLSKELSKNENFAPLLNKIELLLKPASEIKAKDLAPLLKNSGVFFEAKLKNALNEELLPKSFYQLINTIKSLSSEKIATQIATLADKNLSAKDSLKELANVIIQNKNENKIIVNHSTFKPLLELSQKLENFKKYINKNPQLAENKMNFLAQNFAKELAKVKDDFVKILSKPENLLIKDPILLKQAMQSFEKLQNHLDKIIQKAETGVKLESEDLLKQLLESQDEILNTKEELIKQDEPEEQIKEHKEKLKNEIENEKEKIENEKEVEREFEEESVQKEDFSKDEKLENAEENVGENLEKDTEKNAENLDKEVIKRQTDAKEDPKEPIKERAKETLKEQVKEHSKETLKEGIKHHEEKPLNTQARESIFKQQEFSKEVFKNLAFKVPQGQNLEGLESLSKDITSLNRKINENLKQLDPLAQNAKLNLNELKGLENKLIGAVKDLQNIKLKSVQDVSYEIQNDVKSTLLQVASQAKAENNDAIYNQANRLLAQIEMNQLMSLANDSINTYLPFSWEDLNESKIIFRRGKKDKFFAQIKLEFAKLGDLEILVSLNNEKYIDINIMAENKEFRKMIYENAHELKRNINKAGLLSSNFFVGDIIRSHFDPRDLKNYDLQMGMDKKV from the coding sequence ATGATTAATACAAAATTAAGTTCGCAAGTTGCCACGCAAAGAACGGATATAAAAAACGATTTAAAATTAGACAAAGAAAAATTAAGTCCAAATGAGCTTTTAACGCAAAATTTAAGACAAAAATTAGGACTTAGTAAGCAAATGCCTCCGCCCAGTGAGGCTTTACAAAAATTCGCACAAAATGAGCTTAATCAAAAATTACAAGAAATCGTTAATAAATTATTAAATCAAATCAACGCTCACAAAAATCCAAATTCACCCATTTTAAAACAGGCAAATTTGCTTAATTTCGCTCCAAATTTTATTAATGAATTAAAACTTTTAAGCAAGGAACTTAGTAAAAATGAGAATTTTGCTCCCTTGCTTAATAAGATAGAATTGCTTTTAAAGCCAGCAAGTGAAATAAAGGCTAAGGACCTTGCTCCTCTTCTTAAGAATTCAGGTGTTTTTTTTGAAGCTAAACTTAAAAATGCTTTAAATGAAGAGCTTTTGCCGAAGAGTTTTTATCAGCTTATTAATACTATAAAGTCTTTAAGTAGTGAAAAAATTGCCACGCAAATAGCCACTTTGGCGGATAAGAATTTGAGTGCTAAAGATTCTCTTAAGGAGTTAGCCAATGTTATTATTCAAAACAAAAATGAAAATAAAATCATTGTCAATCATAGCACCTTTAAGCCTTTACTTGAGCTTTCTCAAAAATTAGAAAATTTTAAAAAATACATTAATAAAAATCCCCAGTTAGCAGAAAATAAGATGAATTTTTTAGCACAAAATTTCGCAAAGGAATTAGCCAAAGTGAAAGATGATTTTGTAAAAATTTTATCTAAACCTGAAAATTTACTCATTAAAGATCCTATCCTTTTAAAACAGGCTATGCAAAGCTTTGAAAAATTACAAAATCATTTGGATAAAATTATTCAAAAAGCAGAAACTGGCGTTAAGCTAGAGAGCGAAGATTTACTAAAGCAGCTATTAGAAAGTCAAGATGAAATTTTGAATACAAAAGAGGAATTAATAAAGCAAGATGAGCCAGAAGAACAAATAAAAGAACACAAAGAGAAATTAAAAAACGAAATTGAAAATGAAAAAGAAAAAATTGAAAATGAAAAAGAAGTTGAGAGAGAATTTGAAGAAGAAAGTGTGCAAAAAGAAGATTTTAGCAAAGATGAAAAGCTAGAAAATGCAGAGGAAAATGTGGGGGAAAATTTAGAAAAAGACACGGAAAAAAACGCAGAAAATTTAGATAAAGAAGTCATCAAAAGGCAAACTGATGCTAAGGAAGATCCTAAGGAGCCAATTAAAGAGAGGGCAAAAGAGACATTAAAAGAGCAGGTAAAGGAGCATTCTAAAGAAACTTTAAAAGAGGGGATTAAACATCACGAAGAAAAGCCCTTAAATACTCAAGCAAGAGAAAGCATTTTTAAACAGCAAGAATTTAGCAAAGAGGTGTTTAAAAATCTAGCCTTTAAAGTCCCACAAGGACAGAATTTAGAAGGGCTTGAAAGCTTGAGTAAGGATATTACAAGCTTAAATAGAAAAATCAATGAAAATTTAAAGCAGCTTGACCCCTTAGCACAAAATGCAAAGCTGAATTTAAATGAGCTTAAGGGTTTGGAAAATAAATTAATCGGTGCGGTTAAAGACTTGCAAAACATTAAGCTTAAAAGTGTGCAAGATGTAAGCTATGAAATTCAAAACGATGTGAAATCAACCCTCCTTCAAGTGGCAAGTCAAGCTAAAGCCGAGAATAATGATGCGATTTACAATCAGGCAAACCGCCTCTTAGCACAAATTGAGATGAATCAATTAATGTCCTTGGCAAATGACTCTATCAATACCTATTTACCCTTTTCGTGGGAGGATTTAAATGAATCTAAAATCATTTTTAGACGCGGAAAAAAGGATAAATTTTTCGCACAAATTAAGCTTGAATTTGCAAAGTTGGGCGATTTAGAAATTCTTGTTTCTTTAAATAATGAAAAATATATTGATATTAATATAATGGCGGAAAATAAAGAATTTAGAAAAATGATTTATGAAAATGCTCACGAATTAAAAAGAAATATCAATAAAGCTGGGCTTTTAAGCTCGAATTTTTTTGTGGGAGACATTATCCGCTCTCATTTTGACCCAAGGGATTTAAAAAATTATGATTTGCAAATGGGTATGGATAAAAAGGTATGA
- the exbD gene encoding TonB system transport protein ExbD, protein MLKLPKNEGLNIVPFIDIMLVLLAIVLSLSSFIAHSKIELKLPVSENSTSFNEDQNKLFIAINERDEFFLNDEKISLKQLENAILALDKNTMVALKSDKFAKFENFVKVIDLLKAKEHEKIQIITEKNQ, encoded by the coding sequence ATGCTTAAACTCCCTAAAAATGAGGGTTTAAATATAGTCCCTTTTATAGATATTATGCTCGTTTTACTTGCCATAGTGCTAAGCCTTTCAAGCTTCATCGCACATAGTAAAATAGAGCTTAAACTTCCAGTAAGTGAGAATTCGACAAGTTTTAATGAGGATCAAAATAAGCTTTTCATAGCCATTAATGAGAGAGATGAATTCTTTTTAAATGATGAAAAAATAAGTTTAAAGCAGCTTGAAAACGCCATTTTGGCACTTGATAAAAACACTATGGTTGCACTAAAAAGCGACAAATTTGCTAAATTTGAAAATTTTGTCAAAGTCATCGATCTTTTAAAAGCTAAAGAGCACGAAAAAATTCAAATCATTACGGAGAAAAATCAATGA
- a CDS encoding energy transducer TonB, which produces MKNALLNTKFQASYITFLTFIPLLFALIYTHSLFKTQIKNEESFELKMSYFTQKDNHLVPEKQTLDPFKIAPKKSQSKTPAKPLNERIENSNLKSNESTKSSILSSKQSEEIALNKIQEAIQKAQNYPVIAQKRRMSGVVKVEFMWMANKTLANLKIIQSSGYALLDKSALESIRKASLNFPSYERNLKITLPISYEIKSL; this is translated from the coding sequence ATGAAAAATGCACTATTAAACACTAAATTTCAGGCTTCTTACATCACTTTTTTAACTTTCATACCCTTGCTTTTTGCCTTAATTTATACGCATAGTCTTTTTAAAACTCAAATAAAAAATGAAGAAAGTTTTGAATTAAAGATGAGTTATTTTACTCAAAAAGACAATCATTTGGTGCCAGAAAAGCAGACTTTAGACCCCTTCAAAATAGCTCCTAAAAAATCACAAAGCAAAACTCCAGCAAAGCCACTTAATGAAAGAATTGAAAACTCAAATTTAAAATCTAATGAAAGCACCAAAAGTTCAATTTTAAGTTCTAAACAAAGCGAAGAAATTGCCCTTAATAAAATACAAGAAGCCATACAAAAGGCTCAAAATTATCCAGTAATCGCACAAAAAAGGCGTATGAGCGGCGTGGTAAAAGTGGAGTTTATGTGGATGGCAAATAAAACCCTAGCAAATTTAAAGATAATCCAAAGCTCAGGCTATGCTTTACTTGATAAAAGTGCCTTAGAAAGCATACGCAAGGCATCTTTAAATTTCCCAAGTTATGAGAGAAATTTAAAAATTACCCTGCCTATATCTTATGAAATTAAGAGCCTTTAA